A window of the Isosphaera pallida ATCC 43644 genome harbors these coding sequences:
- the hemW gene encoding radical SAM family heme chaperone HemW produces MTLSSSRVSPPLAAGNVAAGPIRAAYVHIPFCAHKCGYCDFASLAGADHLADRYLDALEREIERVLEGRPAPVETVFVGGGTPTRLTAAQLERLTAMVSSWFPLVSGGEWTVEANPGTLDRDKVEVLVQGGVNRISLGAQSFQRRSLAILERAHDPAEVVRGVELIASRFDRWSLDLIFGVPGSTLNDWKADLSAALALGPSHLSCYGLIFEKGTPLWKRRRRGEVSSVPDELERAMFDHTVETLETAGLSAYEISNHARPGHECRHNLIYWANEPFYGVGLGAAAYRNGERTVNTRDLNAYLARIEAGRSPIGPRERLEPRARAGETAMLMLRRVVLGIDRAEFRLRTGYDLDTLYSDVIAKHLQRGWLEDDGRRVRLTRASWFLSDAVMVDFV; encoded by the coding sequence ATGACCCTTTCGTCTTCTCGTGTTTCTCCACCGTTGGCCGCGGGGAATGTTGCCGCTGGGCCAATCCGGGCGGCTTATGTTCACATCCCCTTTTGTGCGCATAAGTGCGGCTATTGCGACTTCGCCAGTCTCGCTGGGGCGGATCATCTGGCCGACCGGTACCTCGACGCGCTGGAACGGGAGATCGAGCGGGTGTTAGAGGGGCGTCCGGCTCCCGTGGAAACGGTGTTTGTGGGTGGGGGGACACCGACCCGGTTGACCGCAGCCCAACTGGAACGGCTCACCGCGATGGTGTCCTCCTGGTTTCCTTTGGTTTCAGGAGGCGAGTGGACGGTTGAGGCCAACCCCGGCACGCTCGATCGGGACAAGGTCGAAGTCCTCGTTCAAGGTGGGGTCAATCGGATCAGTTTGGGAGCGCAGTCGTTCCAACGTCGATCGTTGGCGATACTGGAACGAGCTCACGACCCGGCTGAAGTAGTTCGTGGTGTGGAGTTGATCGCGTCTCGATTTGATCGCTGGTCGCTCGACCTGATTTTCGGCGTTCCCGGCTCAACGTTGAACGACTGGAAAGCCGACCTGTCCGCGGCTTTGGCTCTGGGACCAAGTCATTTATCTTGCTATGGATTGATCTTCGAGAAGGGAACTCCGCTTTGGAAGCGTCGGAGGCGCGGCGAGGTCAGTTCCGTTCCCGACGAGTTGGAGCGGGCCATGTTCGACCACACCGTGGAGACTCTTGAAACCGCGGGACTGTCCGCTTACGAGATCAGCAACCACGCCCGCCCTGGCCACGAGTGTCGTCATAATTTGATCTATTGGGCGAACGAACCGTTTTACGGGGTCGGCTTGGGAGCAGCGGCTTATCGTAACGGCGAGCGCACGGTCAACACCCGCGACCTCAACGCCTACCTCGCCCGGATCGAGGCGGGACGCTCGCCGATTGGTCCCCGCGAGCGTCTCGAACCCCGCGCCCGCGCCGGCGAGACCGCTATGTTGATGCTGCGGCGCGTTGTCTTGGGGATCGATCGCGCTGAGTTTCGCCTAAGGACAGGTTACGATCTCGACACCCTTTACAGCGACGTGATCGCCAAACATCTGCAACGAGGCTGGCTCGAGGACGACGGCCGCCGCGTCCGGCTCACCCGCGCCTCGTGGTTTCTGTCAGACGCGGTGATGGTCGATTTTGTTTGA
- a CDS encoding (deoxy)nucleoside triphosphate pyrophosphohydrolase has protein sequence MNASDPPPMFLRVGLAMVRRDRRFLVRVRPKGGPMPGVWEFPGGKLEADETPEEAVVRECLEETGLRVRVVRYWNTLRYIYPHGPVELSYYLCEPIEPDAQPTPESGFVWRDVADLPNLTFPPANGPVISQLVEVFGHME, from the coding sequence ATGAATGCTTCCGATCCTCCACCAATGTTTTTGAGGGTGGGTTTGGCGATGGTGCGGCGGGACCGCCGGTTCCTCGTCCGAGTGCGTCCCAAGGGCGGGCCGATGCCCGGTGTATGGGAATTCCCCGGTGGAAAGCTGGAAGCCGATGAAACTCCTGAAGAGGCCGTTGTCCGCGAATGCCTGGAGGAAACTGGTTTGAGGGTTAGGGTCGTCCGCTATTGGAACACCTTACGATATATTTACCCTCATGGCCCCGTCGAGTTATCTTACTACCTTTGCGAACCCATCGAACCCGACGCGCAACCCACCCCAGAATCCGGCTTCGTCTGGCGTGACGTGGCCGACTTGCCGAACTTGACCTTCCCACCCGCCAACGGCCCGGTGATCAGTCAACTGGTCGAGGTGTTTGGCCACATGGAGTGA